A genomic region of Erythrobacter sp. SCSIO 43205 contains the following coding sequences:
- a CDS encoding HAMP domain-containing sensor histidine kinase, translating to MSKLPVPGSLRLRFLLAITVWVLLCVGAIWFSAAGIFSRHVEASYHEELEVHVRELGRLTEIGDTGELLLSRPLSDPRYEEPLSGFYWQITADGRAPLRSKSMTRGTLDEHIAHSPEILHTLESGPTGPAITYGFTRKGPAGEDIHFVIATDQSELDRLIGSFTRDLTLWLAGLGALLLATGLAIISFGLHPLDRLSQAIGRLRRGEAQRLQGYYPAEITPLVAEFNAYIHQNAEMVAKARVQAGNLAHSLRTPLAIITDEAERMGETAAGTRSSMVLLDQAQTIEQQIEYQLARARSSIGQPYIARWVILPDFVEPILRAMKRLHLGKTFLLDTARCKVRELPLDAVDYAELLSILLDNAGKWANAEVRLEFVSDADGSVTASVIDDGPGMPEQDLGKAFEIGARFDPEKSGTGLGLAIARDLAETMGLALKIENTRNGLRATVHYKVA from the coding sequence ATGAGCAAACTTCCTGTTCCCGGCAGCCTCAGACTTCGTTTCCTGCTGGCGATCACCGTCTGGGTCCTGCTTTGTGTAGGGGCGATCTGGTTCTCCGCTGCGGGCATTTTCAGCCGCCATGTCGAAGCGTCTTATCATGAAGAACTGGAAGTTCATGTCCGCGAGCTTGGCCGTTTGACAGAAATCGGCGATACCGGCGAATTGCTGCTGAGCCGCCCCTTGTCAGACCCGCGCTATGAAGAGCCTTTGTCGGGGTTTTACTGGCAGATCACAGCGGATGGTCGCGCCCCCTTGCGCTCGAAATCGATGACTCGCGGCACGCTGGACGAGCATATCGCCCACTCACCAGAAATCCTGCACACGCTGGAGAGTGGCCCGACCGGGCCGGCAATTACCTATGGCTTTACCCGCAAGGGACCAGCGGGAGAGGACATCCATTTCGTCATCGCCACAGACCAAAGCGAGCTCGACAGGCTGATCGGCAGCTTTACCCGCGACCTGACATTGTGGTTGGCCGGGTTGGGCGCTTTGCTGCTCGCCACCGGCCTTGCCATCATCAGCTTCGGCCTGCACCCGCTGGACCGATTGTCACAGGCGATCGGAAGGCTGCGGCGTGGCGAAGCGCAGCGTTTGCAGGGCTATTATCCGGCAGAGATCACGCCGCTGGTGGCTGAATTCAATGCCTATATTCACCAAAATGCAGAGATGGTTGCCAAGGCCCGCGTGCAGGCGGGCAACCTTGCCCATTCGCTGCGCACTCCGCTGGCCATCATCACCGACGAAGCTGAACGGATGGGCGAAACGGCTGCGGGTACTAGGTCGTCAATGGTCCTGCTGGATCAGGCGCAGACAATCGAACAGCAGATCGAGTATCAGCTTGCCCGCGCCCGCTCATCAATCGGGCAACCATACATTGCGCGTTGGGTGATCCTGCCGGACTTTGTAGAACCGATCTTGCGCGCGATGAAGCGCCTCCATCTAGGCAAGACGTTCTTGCTGGATACCGCTCGCTGCAAGGTCAGGGAGTTGCCACTTGATGCGGTCGACTATGCTGAACTGCTGTCAATTTTGCTCGATAACGCGGGAAAGTGGGCCAACGCTGAAGTAAGGCTTGAGTTTGTCAGCGATGCCGACGGATCTGTCACAGCGAGTGTAATTGATGATGGCCCCGGCATGCCGGAACAGGACTTGGGAAAAGCCTTCGAAATCGGTGCGCGTTTCGATCCAGAGAAGAGTGGCACAGGACTAGGACTTGCCATTGCCCGTGATCTTGCTGAAACCATGGGGCTGGCACTCAAAATAGAGAATACTAGGAACGGGCTACGTGCCACCGTTCACTATAAAGTAGCTTGA
- a CDS encoding efflux RND transporter periplasmic adaptor subunit, with translation MTHRAIAPLALIAALVALPACSDTAEPEAESPAAADPLEGLAIKAVKAGEVANVPLGTVPGTITLPPEARVAVTAPFPGAAVRVYVIEGQAVRRGQPLALVRSAEPVQIRGDLSRARTEVGLAEARARRLTQLADEGIIAQARADEASAALEQARASVAEQRRLASLGGVGPDGMMTLSAPIGGRVAHVGTETGGPVDGMEAPFVIEAEGSYQIELQLPERLAKQVRPGMPVEIMLASEAGEAIPVGGQILAVSPSIDPTTRSVLARASVSAAPGIVAGRNVSVTIKGSAAQGGIAIPANAVTKIGGEDHVFVRKGKSYEPRKVTVVATTSDQAVISAGLKAGEVVAANSIAELKAMNAE, from the coding sequence ATGACTCACCGCGCCATTGCCCCGCTTGCCCTGATCGCTGCGCTTGTAGCGCTCCCGGCTTGTTCCGACACCGCCGAGCCTGAGGCTGAGAGTCCTGCTGCCGCTGATCCGCTGGAGGGACTCGCCATCAAGGCGGTGAAAGCGGGCGAAGTTGCCAATGTGCCGCTCGGTACTGTGCCCGGCACCATAACTCTGCCGCCCGAAGCGCGGGTTGCGGTGACGGCCCCTTTCCCCGGCGCGGCAGTTCGGGTCTATGTCATCGAAGGCCAGGCAGTGCGGCGCGGCCAGCCGCTGGCGCTGGTGCGCTCGGCCGAGCCGGTGCAGATCCGCGGTGATCTCTCTCGCGCCCGAACCGAAGTCGGACTAGCTGAAGCCCGCGCCAGACGTCTTACCCAACTTGCTGATGAAGGTATCATCGCGCAGGCGCGTGCCGACGAAGCCAGCGCCGCACTGGAGCAAGCCCGCGCCAGCGTTGCTGAACAGCGACGGCTGGCTTCGCTCGGCGGCGTTGGGCCCGATGGCATGATGACGCTGAGCGCGCCCATCGGTGGCCGTGTCGCGCATGTCGGCACGGAAACCGGCGGCCCGGTCGACGGTATGGAAGCCCCCTTCGTGATCGAGGCTGAAGGCTCCTACCAGATCGAACTGCAACTGCCTGAACGGCTGGCCAAGCAAGTTCGTCCCGGCATGCCGGTCGAGATAATGCTGGCGAGCGAAGCAGGCGAGGCGATCCCGGTCGGCGGACAGATACTTGCTGTTTCGCCATCTATCGATCCGACTACGCGCTCTGTTCTCGCCCGCGCGAGCGTCAGCGCTGCCCCAGGGATCGTTGCCGGTCGTAATGTCAGCGTCACGATCAAGGGCAGCGCAGCGCAAGGCGGCATTGCCATTCCTGCCAATGCGGTGACCAAGATCGGCGGCGAGGACCATGTCTTCGTGCGCAAGGGCAAGAGCTATGAACCGCGCAAGGTCACGGTGGTCGCCACCACCAGCGATCAGGCGGTGATTTCCGCGGGGTTGAAAGCTGGCGAAGTGGTCGCCGCCAACAGCATCGCGGAACTCAAGGCCATGAACGCGGAGTAG
- a CDS encoding response regulator transcription factor yields the protein MRLLLVEDDPELGRRLSDRLRGTDFAVELATSRSEAEDWPDVEKMAAIILDLGLPDGDGLDLLRHWRNARVDTPILILTARGSWQDKVEGLNAGADDFVVKPVRFEELQARLNALFRRQQGSRSTLLEAGDLALDPLARTVAHDGVPLSVSKQEFRLLHLFMRRAGQVMSQGDILDDLYELDAERERNTVEVLVGRLRRKIGRERIVTLRGMGYRFEK from the coding sequence ATGCGCCTGCTACTTGTTGAAGACGATCCCGAACTTGGCCGCCGGCTGAGTGATCGCTTGCGCGGGACCGATTTTGCCGTTGAACTGGCAACCAGTCGCAGCGAAGCAGAGGATTGGCCGGATGTCGAAAAAATGGCGGCAATCATCCTCGATCTTGGCCTGCCCGATGGCGACGGGCTGGACCTGTTGCGGCACTGGCGCAATGCACGGGTCGATACGCCGATCCTGATCCTGACTGCGCGCGGCAGCTGGCAGGACAAGGTCGAAGGCCTCAATGCCGGGGCCGATGATTTCGTGGTCAAGCCCGTCCGCTTCGAAGAATTGCAGGCACGTCTCAACGCGCTGTTTCGCCGCCAGCAGGGCTCGCGCAGCACACTGCTGGAAGCGGGTGACCTGGCTCTCGATCCCTTGGCCCGCACGGTTGCGCACGATGGTGTGCCGCTTTCGGTCAGCAAGCAGGAGTTTCGCTTGCTTCACTTGTTTATGCGCCGTGCTGGGCAGGTTATGTCACAGGGCGATATCCTTGATGACCTCTATGAACTGGATGCCGAGCGTGAGCGCAATACGGTGGAGGTGCTGGTGGGGCGTTTGCGTCGGAAGATCGGGCGCGAGCGCATCGTCACCCTGCGCGGCATGGGTTATCGGTTCGAGAAATGA
- a CDS encoding efflux RND transporter permease subunit: MLRNLVEKALNLRLAVIALALVLAGIGAWSFAKLPIDAFPDISTTQVKIILKAPGMTPEEVESRVVTPIEMEMLGIPEQTVLRSVAKYAIADITIDFQDRTDIYWARQQVAERLNAVMGDMPATVEGGLAPISTPLSEMFMFTLEGPQSLAEKRTVLDWTIRPALRTVPGVADVNALGGYVETFEVTPNALALAAAGLSTADLADAIEMSNRNDGAGRLTSGEESLIVRSTGAIKTLEDLAAVVVKSGNGAVVRVGDVADVRSGSLTRYGAVSKNGTGEAVQGLVIGLRGADASQVVAGVKQRLEDIQPSLPEGMSVDVFYDRSDLITRAVGTVESALLEATVLVVILLLLFLGDIRASIIVALALPMAALLTFIFMRSIGLSANLMSLGGLAIAVGILVDGAVVVVENVVERLSDPGHAKSSKLHNVFIAAAEVAKPVASGLAIIALVFLPLLTLEGLEGKLFSPVALTIVLALASALVLSLTLIPVLAFYLLKVKHGHHEPWLMRKIAPRYSSLLAGAFAHKKRVFTVAGIGLALTVGAYSITGKTFLPVMDEGSIIVQLTKLPSISLDHSVEGDMKVQRAILEQVPEVEAVIARVGSDELGLDPMSPNETDSFLKLKPREEWRVQDKEWLLDELRKVMEQFPGIEPTFTQPIDMRTSEMLTGARGDLAIKLFGPDLDELSRLAGEIQDRLETIEGTSEAMTVANDQVDYLLIDIDRVAAGRVGMPVSDLQDMMRAQVEGVHSGIVAEGVRRVPIVLRGEGSQELTAQGFADLVYRAPSGQLVRASDVAQVSQVEGPVKLEHENGSRYAMVQAFVSGRDLVGYVEDAKADIAANVALPQGYRLEWGGQFENQQRASARLMVVLPVSILLIFAILYFTLGSVRASLLILTNIPFAVVGGMVALAISGEYLSVPASVGFIALLGIAVLNGLVMVTYFRQLREEGMPLPEAVRRGAERRLRPVLMTASIAAFGLVPLLFATGPGSEIQKPLAIVVIGGLVSATLLTLILLPILYERFGESTTEREAGDMLHPVEN; encoded by the coding sequence ATGCTGCGCAACCTCGTCGAGAAGGCGCTCAACCTGCGCCTCGCCGTTATTGCCCTCGCGCTGGTGCTCGCAGGTATTGGCGCTTGGTCCTTTGCCAAGCTCCCCATCGATGCCTTTCCTGACATCAGCACCACGCAGGTGAAGATCATCCTCAAGGCACCCGGCATGACCCCGGAGGAGGTAGAGAGCCGAGTCGTCACCCCGATCGAGATGGAGATGCTCGGGATCCCTGAGCAGACCGTGCTGCGCTCGGTCGCCAAATATGCCATCGCAGATATCACCATCGATTTCCAGGACCGCACCGACATCTACTGGGCGCGCCAGCAGGTGGCCGAGCGGCTCAATGCGGTCATGGGCGATATGCCCGCGACCGTTGAAGGCGGGCTCGCGCCGATTTCGACTCCGCTCTCCGAAATGTTCATGTTCACGCTCGAAGGCCCGCAATCGCTGGCGGAAAAGCGCACAGTCCTCGACTGGACCATTCGCCCGGCTTTGCGCACTGTGCCGGGCGTGGCCGATGTCAATGCGCTGGGCGGCTATGTCGAGACTTTTGAAGTCACGCCCAATGCCTTGGCGCTGGCAGCGGCGGGCCTGTCCACCGCTGACCTCGCCGATGCCATCGAGATGAGCAATCGCAACGATGGTGCCGGGCGTCTGACCAGTGGCGAGGAATCGCTGATTGTCCGATCCACCGGGGCGATCAAAACGCTTGAAGACCTCGCCGCAGTGGTTGTCAAATCCGGCAATGGGGCAGTGGTGCGCGTGGGCGATGTCGCCGATGTGCGCAGCGGAAGCCTCACCCGCTATGGCGCAGTGAGCAAGAACGGCACCGGCGAAGCCGTGCAAGGCCTCGTTATTGGGCTGCGCGGCGCGGATGCCAGCCAGGTGGTCGCCGGTGTGAAGCAGCGGCTGGAAGATATCCAACCGAGTCTGCCGGAAGGCATGAGCGTCGATGTGTTCTACGACCGTTCGGACCTCATCACCCGTGCGGTCGGCACAGTGGAATCCGCGCTGCTGGAAGCGACTGTGCTGGTGGTGATCCTGCTACTGCTGTTCCTCGGTGACATTCGCGCTTCGATCATTGTCGCGCTGGCCCTGCCGATGGCGGCGCTGCTCACATTCATCTTCATGCGCTCGATCGGCCTCAGCGCAAATCTCATGAGCCTTGGCGGGCTCGCCATCGCCGTGGGCATATTGGTCGATGGCGCGGTGGTGGTGGTGGAGAATGTCGTCGAGCGCCTGTCCGACCCCGGACATGCCAAGAGTAGCAAGCTGCACAATGTTTTCATCGCTGCCGCCGAAGTTGCCAAGCCCGTTGCCTCGGGCCTCGCCATTATCGCGCTGGTGTTCCTGCCGCTGCTCACGCTCGAAGGGCTGGAAGGCAAGCTGTTTTCGCCCGTGGCATTGACCATCGTCCTCGCGCTCGCATCGGCGCTGGTGCTGTCGCTGACATTGATCCCGGTGCTGGCGTTCTACCTGCTCAAGGTCAAACACGGCCACCACGAGCCGTGGCTGATGCGCAAGATCGCCCCGCGCTATTCTTCGCTGCTTGCGGGAGCTTTCGCGCACAAGAAGCGCGTGTTCACCGTAGCGGGGATCGGCCTGGCGCTCACCGTCGGTGCTTACAGCATCACTGGCAAGACGTTCCTGCCGGTCATGGATGAAGGCTCGATCATCGTTCAGTTGACCAAGCTGCCGTCGATCTCGCTCGACCACAGCGTCGAAGGCGACATGAAGGTGCAGCGCGCTATCCTTGAGCAAGTGCCTGAAGTCGAGGCCGTCATCGCCCGCGTCGGTTCTGACGAGCTCGGACTCGACCCGATGAGCCCCAATGAGACCGACAGTTTCCTCAAGCTCAAGCCGCGTGAAGAATGGCGGGTGCAGGACAAGGAATGGCTGCTGGACGAGCTCCGCAAGGTGATGGAGCAGTTCCCCGGCATCGAGCCGACCTTCACGCAACCGATCGACATGCGCACCTCCGAAATGCTCACCGGCGCACGCGGTGATCTGGCGATCAAACTGTTCGGCCCCGACCTCGACGAACTCTCGCGGCTGGCAGGGGAAATCCAGGACCGGCTGGAGACCATCGAGGGCACGAGCGAAGCGATGACTGTTGCCAATGATCAGGTTGATTACCTGCTGATCGATATTGACCGCGTCGCGGCCGGACGGGTGGGCATGCCGGTGTCCGACTTGCAGGACATGATGCGGGCACAGGTTGAAGGCGTGCACAGCGGCATTGTCGCCGAAGGGGTGCGACGGGTGCCCATCGTGCTTCGCGGCGAAGGTTCGCAGGAGCTAACGGCGCAGGGGTTTGCAGACCTGGTCTATCGCGCGCCCTCGGGCCAGCTGGTCCGCGCTAGCGATGTTGCGCAGGTCAGCCAGGTCGAAGGGCCGGTCAAGCTCGAGCATGAGAACGGCTCGCGCTATGCCATGGTTCAGGCCTTCGTCTCAGGCCGCGACCTTGTCGGCTACGTCGAAGACGCCAAGGCCGATATCGCGGCCAATGTCGCTTTGCCGCAAGGGTATCGGCTCGAATGGGGTGGCCAATTTGAAAACCAGCAGCGCGCCTCGGCAAGGTTGATGGTCGTCCTGCCGGTTTCGATCCTGCTAATTTTTGCGATTCTGTATTTCACCCTCGGCTCGGTACGCGCCTCCTTATTGATCCTCACCAATATTCCATTCGCGGTGGTTGGCGGGATGGTCGCGCTGGCGATTTCGGGCGAGTATCTCTCGGTCCCCGCCTCTGTTGGCTTCATTGCGTTACTTGGCATCGCCGTCCTGAACGGCCTCGTCATGGTGACCTATTTCCGCCAATTGCGCGAGGAAGGCATGCCGCTGCCCGAAGCAGTCAGACGGGGAGCCGAACGCAGGCTGCGCCCTGTTTTGATGACCGCGAGCATCGCTGCCTTTGGCCTTGTCCCTCTGTTGTTTGCGACAGGTCCCGGCTCTGAGATACAGAAGCCGCTGGCCATCGTTGTTATTGGCGGACTTGTCTCTGCAACGCTGCTCACGCTCATCCTTCTACCGATCCTTTACGAACGGTTCGGCGAAAGCACGACCGAGCGCGAGGCCGGCGACATGCTGCACCCGGTGGAGAACTGA
- a CDS encoding TolC family protein, whose product MRLFTILLPLLGLASPLAAEQGLPEEALVLKALDDHPSVVAAYARLEAARAQAEGLKKGPYEFSVQGTYQRRSVGGGEEFDEYDAQLSRAFRLPGKARLDRQIGRHGIDVAENLAEDARHEVTLLLASHWFDWLSAGAQEKADRAAVKNYEKALAAVERRRDLRDASQLEVDQAQAALSEARRMLEQSQGLAKLARSRLEVQFAGLLLPNKVPEVPLPDIADARLSQLGDLVVVNSHLIDAAEAQSARMAASADRAAADRIADPTVGLRLFSEFGGLERGAGVVVSIPLGGGHRKALANEASASASAARAEEQLARFNVQETASADVAEARYRIAAWKRSRETVEAQMTALAKLRRGHQLGAIDLADLLLGERMVHDAFRIEAEARAEAMRAITKLRIDSHELWLAD is encoded by the coding sequence ATGCGGCTTTTCACAATCCTGCTGCCCCTGTTGGGTCTTGCAAGCCCCCTCGCCGCTGAACAGGGTCTGCCTGAAGAAGCGTTGGTTTTGAAGGCTCTTGACGACCATCCCAGCGTCGTAGCCGCGTATGCCCGGCTCGAAGCGGCGCGGGCGCAGGCGGAGGGGCTGAAAAAGGGGCCATATGAATTCAGTGTGCAAGGCACTTACCAACGCCGCAGCGTCGGTGGCGGTGAAGAGTTTGACGAATATGATGCGCAACTGAGCCGCGCGTTTCGCTTGCCGGGTAAAGCGCGGCTCGACCGGCAGATCGGCAGACATGGCATCGACGTTGCGGAAAATCTGGCGGAAGACGCCCGGCACGAAGTCACGCTTTTGCTGGCCTCGCACTGGTTTGACTGGCTGTCCGCCGGAGCACAGGAAAAGGCCGATCGCGCTGCGGTCAAAAATTATGAAAAGGCGCTGGCCGCTGTTGAACGCCGCCGCGACTTGCGCGATGCCTCGCAGCTGGAAGTCGACCAAGCGCAGGCCGCCCTTTCCGAAGCGCGGCGTATGCTCGAACAGTCACAGGGCCTTGCCAAGCTCGCTCGCTCACGGCTCGAAGTGCAGTTTGCCGGGCTTCTACTGCCAAACAAAGTTCCGGAAGTTCCGCTGCCGGATATCGCGGATGCGCGCTTGTCCCAGCTCGGAGACCTTGTCGTGGTCAATAGCCATTTGATCGATGCTGCCGAAGCGCAAAGCGCACGCATGGCAGCCTCAGCTGACAGGGCCGCTGCTGACCGGATTGCCGATCCGACCGTCGGCCTCAGGCTTTTCTCCGAATTTGGCGGTCTCGAGCGCGGAGCCGGTGTGGTGGTTTCTATCCCGCTTGGCGGTGGCCATCGCAAAGCCTTGGCCAATGAGGCAAGCGCGAGTGCATCAGCGGCACGCGCCGAGGAACAGCTTGCGCGCTTCAATGTTCAGGAAACGGCAAGCGCGGATGTGGCCGAGGCACGGTATCGCATCGCTGCATGGAAACGCTCGCGCGAGACGGTGGAAGCGCAGATGACCGCTCTCGCCAAGCTTCGCCGGGGCCACCAACTAGGGGCAATCGATCTGGCAGACC
- a CDS encoding CHAT domain-containing tetratricopeptide repeat protein → MILRKCVIVCAAIGLSASLEIQASAQTETSGQSTVDRTQNEDTSNPSRVAIQRLMKLNARAIELLEIGATSDGLEVFGYALSGAQNAFGADSAIVHVIAANYYQSLEEEARELLERVEYGAFLNESEIRPLIDQMERLEQDYPGRRHVDAIDFLYKRAANIAESGGLREARRLFREAHRLNVEVRGEKHPETLAARAEYAFTLSRLGRAEEAMEITQEVLRQRQAMLGDRHPDTLRSLSHYAHSLRGLRRFAAAAEVDQQVLDARREILGSDAEETLESLTHLAADLRALGRYEGALALIEEALSVQAGKLGNYHSDTLRSLSDKGSILADLKRYEESAIIFDALYPYLQEAKGEENELTRQVQGDYGSVLFRLGRLEEAKDLLYKAREATLSALGGKHPETLARHLEYTELLLEMDNSTLDQALATQRAAIGTVQAYRSRLALQFGSALSQAGQKEAEKGTLQDAEKAYADSFWATKITERPGTLGLSSNEMSAAGMRLTFAALQAANTGSASKALARAAASRFAATAGLQELVEERQALIEEWAQLTGAMASSISGTGASLSGRKALDDRIEAVERRVSRLDERLKNEAPQYFSIIDEDRKSLSEMREILGPDEAILLLTPTRRGTHSMVVARDRFGWWRSDRSETEINDTVAEFRLGLEVQAGSDFLPAFDVELAHALYADLVEPVKQALQGKTRVYVVAGGALSRLPLGTLLTEPVAPDLDPFDPETLRNASWLADSYALVQLPSVQSLFYIRSFGITGDDRAGAGFTGFGDPELRGSARVRGARSATIEAIDAARLVSELRGETGVPLMNPEALKSLASLPGTKTELERVREALGEPENTLFLGDRMTETAIRKLDLSTTRILHFATHGFTSEESGETAEPGLVFTPPDEATAFDDGYLAASEVIELDLSSARWIVMSACNTASPSGKPGETGLSGLAQSFFYAGAQSLLVSHWPVFDDIAPLLTVETLKRSQAGQGRAEALQAAMRQIREDPKLDAAHPAVWAPFTLVGEGR, encoded by the coding sequence ATGATCCTTCGTAAATGCGTTATTGTTTGCGCTGCTATCGGCCTTTCCGCGAGCCTTGAAATCCAAGCGAGTGCGCAGACTGAAACTTCCGGCCAGTCCACGGTCGACCGTACGCAGAATGAAGATACTTCAAACCCTTCAAGGGTCGCGATCCAGCGGCTCATGAAACTCAATGCCCGCGCCATCGAATTGCTAGAAATCGGCGCGACAAGTGATGGTCTCGAGGTGTTCGGCTACGCGCTTTCGGGCGCGCAAAACGCCTTTGGTGCTGACAGTGCTATCGTCCATGTGATTGCTGCCAATTATTACCAGAGCCTCGAAGAAGAAGCGCGCGAACTGCTCGAAAGGGTAGAATACGGTGCATTCTTGAACGAGAGCGAAATCCGCCCGTTGATTGATCAGATGGAACGGCTGGAGCAAGACTATCCGGGGCGACGCCATGTCGATGCAATTGACTTCCTCTACAAACGAGCCGCCAATATAGCCGAGAGCGGAGGCCTTCGCGAAGCCAGGCGCCTGTTTCGCGAGGCCCACCGGCTGAATGTGGAAGTGCGCGGCGAGAAGCATCCTGAAACGCTGGCCGCACGCGCGGAATATGCTTTCACGCTGAGCCGTCTTGGACGGGCCGAGGAAGCGATGGAGATCACACAGGAAGTTCTTCGCCAGCGGCAGGCCATGCTGGGCGATCGCCATCCCGACACGCTACGCAGTCTCAGCCATTACGCCCATTCGCTGCGCGGATTGCGGCGCTTCGCGGCGGCGGCAGAGGTTGACCAACAGGTTCTTGACGCGCGCCGCGAGATACTGGGCTCGGACGCCGAAGAGACCCTTGAAAGCCTTACCCATCTCGCCGCTGACCTACGTGCGCTGGGCCGATATGAGGGAGCGCTCGCATTGATCGAAGAAGCCCTGAGCGTGCAGGCTGGCAAGCTTGGCAATTACCATTCCGACACGCTCCGGAGCCTTTCGGACAAAGGCAGCATCCTTGCCGACCTGAAACGCTATGAAGAGAGCGCGATAATCTTCGACGCTCTCTATCCGTATCTTCAAGAGGCCAAGGGCGAAGAGAACGAGCTAACCCGGCAGGTCCAAGGCGATTATGGCTCTGTCCTTTTCAGGCTAGGTCGCTTGGAAGAGGCTAAAGACCTTCTGTATAAAGCGCGCGAAGCGACGCTCTCCGCGCTCGGCGGCAAGCATCCCGAAACGCTCGCGAGGCACCTCGAATATACCGAATTGCTGCTCGAAATGGACAACTCGACGCTGGATCAGGCTTTGGCAACACAGCGGGCCGCGATAGGGACGGTGCAGGCCTATCGAAGCCGTCTCGCGCTTCAATTTGGCAGCGCTCTGTCGCAAGCAGGTCAGAAAGAAGCAGAAAAAGGAACTCTCCAGGACGCCGAGAAAGCTTATGCTGACAGTTTCTGGGCTACTAAAATAACAGAGCGCCCCGGCACTTTAGGTCTTTCTTCTAACGAAATGAGCGCGGCCGGCATGCGCCTGACTTTCGCTGCGCTTCAGGCCGCGAACACGGGCTCGGCGTCGAAGGCGCTGGCGCGCGCGGCCGCCTCGCGCTTCGCAGCCACAGCTGGCCTGCAAGAGTTGGTTGAAGAGCGCCAGGCTTTGATCGAGGAGTGGGCGCAGCTGACTGGTGCAATGGCATCGAGCATCAGCGGAACAGGCGCTTCTCTTTCGGGCCGCAAGGCGCTCGATGATCGTATTGAGGCAGTTGAACGGCGGGTGAGCCGGCTCGATGAGCGGCTCAAAAACGAAGCGCCGCAATATTTTTCGATCATTGATGAAGATCGCAAAAGTCTCTCCGAGATGCGCGAGATCCTCGGGCCTGACGAGGCGATCCTTCTGCTGACCCCAACCCGGCGCGGTACGCACTCGATGGTTGTAGCGCGCGATCGTTTCGGATGGTGGCGCTCGGACCGGTCCGAGACGGAAATAAATGATACAGTCGCGGAGTTTCGCTTGGGCCTCGAAGTTCAGGCGGGCAGTGATTTTCTGCCAGCTTTCGATGTTGAACTTGCTCACGCGTTATACGCTGATCTTGTCGAACCCGTGAAACAGGCGCTGCAAGGCAAGACGCGGGTTTATGTGGTCGCTGGCGGCGCTCTCTCGCGGCTTCCCCTCGGCACACTGCTGACGGAACCCGTCGCGCCTGATCTCGATCCGTTCGATCCCGAAACGTTGCGCAACGCCAGCTGGCTTGCGGACAGCTATGCGCTCGTGCAACTTCCATCGGTGCAGTCCCTTTTTTACATCCGTTCTTTCGGGATCACCGGTGACGATAGAGCAGGAGCTGGCTTTACAGGATTTGGGGATCCCGAACTTCGGGGCAGCGCGCGGGTGCGCGGCGCGCGCTCCGCCACGATCGAGGCGATCGACGCAGCGAGGCTGGTGAGCGAACTGCGCGGTGAAACCGGTGTGCCTTTGATGAACCCCGAAGCGCTCAAGTCCCTTGCTTCATTACCGGGTACAAAGACCGAGCTCGAACGGGTCAGAGAAGCTCTCGGAGAACCCGAGAATACGTTGTTTTTGGGCGATCGCATGACGGAAACCGCCATTCGCAAGCTCGATCTTTCAACAACGCGCATCCTGCATTTTGCGACACATGGATTTACCAGCGAGGAAAGTGGCGAGACAGCCGAACCTGGACTTGTATTTACGCCGCCAGACGAGGCAACTGCTTTTGATGATGGCTATCTCGCCGCGTCTGAAGTGATCGAACTCGACCTCAGCAGTGCTCGGTGGATAGTCATGTCAGCCTGCAATACCGCATCGCCTTCGGGAAAGCCCGGCGAGACTGGGCTCTCTGGGCTCGCGCAATCGTTTTTCTATGCCGGGGCGCAAAGCCTTCTTGTTAGTCACTGGCCGGTGTTTGACGACATTGCTCCGCTCCTCACAGTAGAGACGCTCAAGCGCTCCCAAGCTGGTCAGGGGCGTGCAGAAGCCCTGCAAGCTGCCATGCGGCAAATCCGCGAGGATCCAAAACTCGATGCTGCACACCCTGCGGTGTGGGCGCCATTCACGCTGGTGGGTGAAGGTCGGTAA